From a single Arachis hypogaea cultivar Tifrunner chromosome 3, arahy.Tifrunner.gnm2.J5K5, whole genome shotgun sequence genomic region:
- the LOC140183580 gene encoding uncharacterized protein, which produces MVRADAFVNIKVLLNATASHYGFRPTYRRVWMVKQKAVALIYGDWDESYNELPRWVLGVQVTMPGSITVLRTSPVRLGDSWTNLRLIFTDCSGLSHHDGNFNILSVAFALVEGENVESWHNGIKAALEAPDGGWLPPAAYRAFCIRHVAANFALTFKGKDARRLLVNAAYAKTEVEFHYWFDILRSEDPAMCEWANRIEYSLWTQYCDEGRRFGHMTTNISECVNSILKSVRNLPVCSLVKATYGRLAELFVRKGREAEAQLGTGQQFSQHLVKCIDANLKTARCFTVTLYDRDNSEYTVAENTPTGSFSLGSYRVSLGS; this is translated from the exons atggttagagcTGATGCATTCGTTAacatcaaggtgctcctaaatgcgACTGCGTCGCACTACGGATTCAGGCCGACCTACAGGAGGGTCTGGATGGTGAAGCAGAAGGCTGTTGCGCTCATttatggtgactgggatgagtcttACAACGAGCTCCCACGGTGGGTGTTAGGAGTGCAGGTGACAATGCCTGGTTCTATTACAGTTCTTCGGACTAGCCCTGTTCGACTTGGGGACAGCTGGACGAATCTCAGACTTATTTTCACAGACTGTTCTGGACTTTCCCACCAT gacgggaacttcAACATACTCTCTGTTGCATTCGCGCTAGTCGAGGGTGAGAATGTTGAGTCTTG gcataacggcatcaaggccgcCCTTGAGGCTCCCGACGGTGGCTGGCTACCTCCGGCTGCATACCGAGCTTTCTGCATTCGGCACGTAGCAGCAAATTTTGCCCTCACCTTCAAGGGTAAAGACGCAAGGAGGCTTCTCGTGAACGCTGCCTATGCTAAGACGGAGGTCGAGTtccattactggtttgatattcttcGCTCGGAAGATCCGGCGATGTGTGAATGGGCAAACCGGATTGAGTATTCATTGTGGACACAGTATTGCGATGAGGGCCGAAGATTTGGTCACATGACGACAAATATATCTGAGTGTGTGAATTCAATCCTCAAGAGTGTGAGGAACCTTCCTGTATGCTCGTTGGTTAAAGCAACGTACGGTCGGTTGGCCGAACTTTTTGTTCGCAAGGGGAGAGAGGCGGAGGCCCAGCTGGGTACgggacaacaattcagtcaacACCTTGTTAAATGTATCGATGCCAACTTGAAGACGGCAAGGTGCTTCACAGTTACTTTGTATGACAGGGACAACTCGGAGTACACGGTCGCAGAGAACACTCCTACTGGTTCTTTCTCCCTTGGTAGCTACAGGGTGTCACTCGGATCTTAG
- the LOC112791318 gene encoding anthocyanidin 3-O-glucosyltransferase 7-like, with product MMTNSRGDENKHVAVFAFPFGSHLEPLLNLVIKLARAAPNCSFSFIGTHKSNEILFSNPNNNIPDNIKAYSISDGIPEGHILGSHPVEKIDLFLKTGPHNLQQGIDLAVADTKQRVTCIISNAFVPDSLTVAQNLHVPWIPVWLAMSCTLSSHFYTHAIRDHCANATVGETISLGNFLPGLWMVRFEDLPQDVINGGENETLFSKTLASLGSVLPQAKAVIMNFFEELDPPLFVQDMRSKLQSLLYLAPLLASSPSSAEEDATGCLSWLDKQGARSLVYVSFGTVVAPPPHELMAVAEALEESGFPFLWSLKDDVKSVLPNGFVERTSMRGKIVPWVPQTQVLAHSSVGVFVTHCGCNSVIQSICNGVPMICRPFFGDQGITGRMVQDAWEIGVLVEGRVITKNRLVKSMNLILVDKEGNKIRENAIKVKKIVEVAAKPDGKAAQDFNTLVEIIST from the coding sequence ATGATGACAAACTCAAGAGGTGATGAAAACAAACATGTAGCGGTCTTTGCTTTCCCCTTTGGCAGCCACCTTGAGCCTCTCTTAAACCTTGTTATCAAGCTAGCTCGTGCAGCTCCAAACTGTTCATTCTCATTCATTGGCACTCATAAATCCAATGAAATTCTTTTCTCAAACCCCAACAACAATATCCCGGATAACATAAAGGCCTATAGCATCAGTGATGGAATCCCAGAGGGTCACATTCTGGGCTCCCACCCAGTTGAAAAGATTGATCTTTTTCTCAAAACTGGCCCTCACAACTTGCAACAGGGCATAGACTTGGCAGTTGCTGACACAAAGCAAAGAGTCACTTGCATCATTTCTAATGCTTTTGTCCCTGATTCTCTCACTGTTGCACAGAACCTTCATGTTCCTTGGATTCCCGTTTGGCTTGCCATGTCATGCACACTCTCATCTCATTTTTACACTCACGCCATAAGGGACCATTGTGCCAATGCCACTGTCGGAGAAACAATCTCCTTGGGGAATTTTCTACCTGGTTTGTGGATGGTCCGCTTTGAAGATTTGCCACAGGATGTTATCAATGGTGGTGAGAATGAGACGCTGTTTTCGAAAACACTAGCTTCACTTGGTAGCGTGCTGCCTCAAGCTAAGGCAGTGATCATGAACTTCTTTGAGGAATTAGACCCACCATTGTTTGTTCAAGACATGAGATCCAAGCTGCAGTCTTTGCTCTACCTTGCTCCTTTGTTggcatcatcaccatcatcagctGAAGAAGACGCAACTGGGTGCTTGTCATGGTTGGATAAACAAGGTGCTAGATCACTGGTGTATGTTTCCTTTGGGACAGTGGTGGCACCACCACCTCATGAGTTGATGGCAGTGGCAGAGGCATTGGAGGAAAGTGGCTTTCCATTTCTATGGTCGCTGAAGGACGATGTCAAGAGTGTCTTGCCAAATGGGTTTGTTGAGAGGACAAGCATGCGGGGGAAAATAGTGCCTTGGGTTCCTCAAACTCAAGTCTTGGCACACAGTTCAGTGGGAGTGTTTGTGACTCATTGTGGTTGTAACTCTGTGATTCAGAGCATTTGCAATGGTGTTCCTATGATATGCAGACCATTCTTTGGAGATCAAGGAATTACTGGTAGAATGGTGCAGGATGCTTGGGAGATCGGGGTCCTGGTTGAAGGTAGGGTGATCACCAAGAATAGGTTGGTTAAAAGCATGAATCTGATTCTGGTGGATAAAGAAGGCAATAAGATTAGGGAGAATGCAATTAAGGTGAAGAAGATTGTGGAAGTTGCAGCTAAGCCAGATGGGAAAGCAGCTCAGGATTTCAACACTTTGGTGGAAATAATTTCTACTTAA
- the LOC112791317 gene encoding methylmalonate-semialdehyde dehydrogenase [acylating], mitochondrial has protein sequence MLQLSIQRVKKLNILRPQIFALGSSYMSTVAQPSASKRNPQRVPNLIGGSFVDSKSSSFIDVINPATQEVVSKLPLTTNEEFKAAVSAAKKAFPSWRNTPITTRQRVMLKLQELIRRDMDKLALSVTTEQGKTLKDAQGDVFRGLEVVEHACGMATLQMGEYVSNVAHGIDTYSIREPLGVCAGICPFNFPAMIPLWMFPIAVTCGNTYVLKPSEKDPGASIMLAELALEAGLPEGVLNIVHGTHDIVNAICDDDDIKAISFVGSNVAGMHIYSRAAAKGKRVQSNMGAKNHAIVLPDANVDATLNALVAAGFGAAGQRCMALSTVIFVGGSKPWETKLVERAKALKVNAGTEHDTDLGPVISKQAKERIHRLVQSGVDSGARLLLDGRNIVVPGYESGNFVGPTLLSDVNANMECYQEEIFGPVLLVMEAESLDDAINIVNQNKYGNGASIFTTSGVAARKFQTEIEAGQVGINVPIPVPLPFFSFTGNKASFAGDLNFYGKAGVNFYTQIKTITQQWKDSAAGGGKVNLAMPTSQKS, from the exons ATGTTGCAGCTTTCTATTCAACGAG TGAAGAAGTTGAACATTTTGAGGCCGCAGATCTTTGCTTTGGGAAGTTCATATATGTCAACGGTTGCTCAGCCATCTGCCAGTAAGCGCAATCCGCAG AGGGTTCCAAATCTTATTGGAGGCAGTTTTGTTGACTCCAAATCATCATCTTTCATTGATGTCATAAACCCA GCAACCCAAGAAGTTGTTTCAAAACTTCCTTTGACTACAAATGAAGAGTTTAAAGCTGCTGTATCTGCAGCAAAAAAAGCATTTCCATCATGGCGTAACACTCCTATTACAACACGCCAGCGTGTGATGCTGAAACTTCAGGAGCTTATTCGTAGAGATATG GATAAACTTGCACTGAGTGTGACCACTGAACAAGGAAAGACGTTAAAGGATGCACAAGGAGATGTATTCCGTGGTTTAG AGGTTGTGGAACATGCTTGTGGGATGGCAACTCTACAAATGGGGGAATATGTTTCAAATGTAGCACATGGAATTGATACTTACAGTATTAGAGAACCACTTGGTGTCTGTGCTGGTATTTGTCCTTTCAACTTCCCTGCAATGATTCCCTTGTGG ATGTTCCCAATTGCTGTTACATGTGGTAATACCTATGTTCTAAAGCCATCAGAGAAAGATCCAG GTGCTTCTATAATGCTAGCTGAATTGGCATTGGAGGCTGGTTTGCCGGAAGGTGTCCTAAATATAGTCCATGGAACACAT GATATTGTGAATGCTATTTGTGATGATGACGACATCAAAGCCATATCCTTTGTTGGTTCAAATGTT GCTGGAATGCACATATATTCAAGAGCAGCAGCTAAAGGGAAACGTGTTCAA TCTAATATGGGGGCCAAGAATCATGCCATTGTCTTGCCAGATGCAAATGTTGATGCTACTTTAAATGCTTTAGTTGCTGCTGGTTTTGGTGCTGCTGGACAAAGGTGCATGGCTCTCAGTACAGTTATTTTTGTTGGAGGCTCAAAACCTTG GGAAACTAAACTTGTTGAGCGTGCCAAAGCCCTTAAAGTAAATGCTGGAACTGAACATGATACTGACCTTGGTCCAGTCATCAGCAAACAG GCAAAGGAGCGGATACATAGATTAGTTCAATCTGGGGTTGACAGTGGTGCCAGACTACTGCTTGATGGAAGAAATATAGTG GTACCTGGATATGAGTCTGGAAATTTTGTTGGCCCAACCCTCCTATCCGATGTCAATGCCAACATGGAGTGCTACCAG GAGGAAATTTTTGGCCCAGTTCTTCTTGTGATGGAG GCTGAGAGCTTGGATGACGCCATAAACATTGTCAACCAAAACAA GTATGGTAATGGTGCTTCAATATTTACTACCTCGGGTGTTGCTGCAAGGAAATTTCAGACTGAGATTGAGGCTGGACAG GTTGGCATCAATGTCCCTATTCCGGTTCCTTTGCCCTTTTTCTCATTTACTGGCAACAAGGCATCATTTGCAGGGGATCTCAATTTCTATG GCAAGGCAGGAGTTAACTTCTATACACAGATCAAAACAATAACTCAGCAATGGAAGGATTCTGCAGCTGGTGGTGGCAAGGTTAACTTGGCAATGCCTACCTCTCAAAAATCTTGA